One segment of Solanum lycopersicum chromosome 1, SLM_r2.1 DNA contains the following:
- the LOC101261458 gene encoding mediator of RNA polymerase II transcription subunit 14 isoform X1 translates to MAELGQQTVDFSALVSRAAEESYVTLKELVEKCKSSNLSDSEKKIGILKYVVKTQQRMLRLNVLSKWCQQVPLIQYSQQLASTLSSHDTCFTQAADSLFFMHEGLQQARAPIYDVPSAVEVLLTGSYDRLPKCIEDVGLQSTLNDDQQKPALKKLDTLVRSKLLEVSLPKDITEVKVSDGTVLLRVEGEFKVLVTLGYRGHLSMWRILHMELLVGERSGPMKLDDFRRHALGDDLERRMAAADHPFMTLYSILHELCVALVMDTVIRQVQTLRQGRWKDAIRFELITDVSTGQAGSAGSTQTSQDGESDSASLRTPGLKILYWLDLDKNSGTSEIGTCPFIKIEPGPDLRIKCLHSTFVIDPLTGKEAEFSLDQSCIDIEKLLLRVICCNRYTRLLEILKELEKNSQICRVPSDIQLQCHVEEMLGDSRKKDNKFDSREYQGQEVLRVRAFGSSFFTLAINIRNGRFILHSSKNVISSSVVVECEEALNQGSMSAAEAFISLRSKSILHLFACIGRFLGLEVFEHGSAAVKVPKSISSGTNLLLMGFPECGSSYFLLMELDKDFKPVFKLLESRSDSPAKAQSLADLSNVVRVETIDVGRMQICEDELNLSLLNSKKLLSVLRSDGGSHQTSENSLLADFSLEGSIVASGVQSTFLSIVDEVFELEKGSSVPSFSGQIPPSTFGASPASHFGTGVANYQSLKVGTLSPKWDRGVGNYSNSMYKGVIQSGSVGSLAATQTGKKLTASKSEQDLTSLRSPHSAGVGSYTSLDEDQLTVSTNRSARLLSPPHRVSASSGKASGSRNSAVGTLPGGFRTADSNSLVLSPGSQTIDSATCIKSEQDAASGYNILPRKRTLSDLLDSLPSLQSMQSNEGSYKRRKLVESAGTHLPKSMMLTSSDISGKTEEYSYGSLIAEANKGNAPSSIYVSSLLHVVRHCSLCIKHARLTSQMEALDIPYVEEVGLRSASSNLWFRVPFARDDTWQHICLRLGRPGSMYWDVKINDQHFQDLWELQKGSNSTPWDSGIRIANTSDADSHIRYDCEGVVLSYYSVDADSIKKLVADIQRLSNARTFALGMRKLLGARADEKFEENNANSESKAPAALKGTTDATDRISEQMRKQFRIEAVGLMSLWFSFGSGVLARFVVEWESGKEGCTMHVSPDQLWPHTKFLEDFINGAEVASLLDCIRLTAGPLHALAAATRPARAAPVSGVPGVTAPISSVAKQTGYVPSLPSNVNSSINQPAPGAGVNPVSASVGTLGAHSHPSAAMLAAAAAAAGRGGPGIVPSSLLPIDVSVVLRGPYWIRIIYRKKFAVDMRCFAGDQVWLQPATPPKGGPEVGGSLPCPQFRPFIMEHVAQELNGIDSNFTGSQQAVGVPNSNSLNAGSQLPAANTNRTNLSNSTGLARPANAVTGFNRTANGLPAASNLAGVNAGMPLRRAPGTGVPAHVRGELNTAIIGLGDDGGYGGGWVPLVALKKVLRGILKYLGVLWLFAQLPDLLKEILGSILKDNEGALLNLDQEQPALRFFVGGYVFAVSVHRVQLLLQVISVKRFHQSQQQQQQNPGSAQEELTQSEIGEICDYFSRRVASEPYDASRVASFITLLTLPISVLREFLKLIAWKKGLSQVQGGDMVPTQKSRIELCLENHAGYSIDGSSENTSASKSNIHYDRAHNSVDFALTVVLDHAHIPHINAAGGAAWLPYCVSVRLRYAFGENPNVLFLGMEGSHGGRACWLRVDDWERCKQRVARTVEVNGNSAGDANQGRLRVVADSVQRTLHAYLQGLRDGGGVAAGIGS, encoded by the exons CTATCCAAATGGTGCCAGCag GTCCCGTTGATACAATACAGTCAGCAGCTTGCATCCACTTTATCTAGTCATGATACATGTTTCACCCAAGCTGCCGACTCGTTGTTTTTTATGCATGAAGGACTACAACAAGCCCGTGCTCCCATCTATGATGTTCCTTCAGCTGTTGAAGTTCTTCTTACCGGAAGTTATGATCGTTTGCCAAAATGTATAGAAGATGTAGGCTTGCAGAGCACATTAAATGATGACCAGCAAAAACCAGCATTAAAGAAATTAGACACACTGGTTAGGTCGAAACTCCTTGAAGTTTCGCTTCCTAAGGACATTACTGAAGTCAAAGTTTCTGATGGTACTGTTCTGCTTCGTGTGGAAGGAGAATTTAAAGTTCTAGTTACCCTCGGTTACAGAGGACACTTGTCAATGTGGAGGATATTACATATGGAGCTGCTTGTTGGTGAGAGAAGTGGTCCTATGAAGCTGGATGACTTTCGGCGGCATGCTCTTGGTGATGATTTAGAACGAAGAATGGCTGCTGCAGACCATCCATTTATGACCTTATACTCTATCTTGCATGAGCTTTGTGTGGCACTTGTTATGGACACAGTCATAAGGCAAGTGCAAACACTTCGTCAAGGAAGGTGGAAAGATGCTATTCGTTTTGAGCTCATAACTGATGTCAGTACTGGACAGGCTGGCAGTGCTGGCTCCACACAAACATCACAAGACGGGGAGTCTGACTCTGCTAGTTTGCGTACTCCTGGGCTGAAGATTTTGTATTGGTTGGATTTGGATAAGAACTCTGGAACATCCGAAATTGGAACATGCCCATTTATAAAAATTGAACCTGGACCAGATCTGCGAATTAAGTGTCTTCATAGCACATTTGTTATTGATCCTCTAACGGGAAAAGAAGCAGAATTTTCCCTTGACCAGAGTTGTATTGACATTGAGAAGTTGCTGCTAAGGGTGATATGCTGTAATCGCTATACTCGTTTGCTAGAGATTCTTAAAGAACTTGAGAAAAATAGTCAGATCTGCAGAGTTCCCAGCGATATTCAGCTTCAATGCCATGTAGAAGAAATGCTTGGCGATTCTCGCAAG AAGGATAACAAATTTGACAGCAGGGAATATCAAGGTCAAGAAGTCCTGCGTGTACGTGCCTTCGGCTCATCGTTCTTCACCCTTGCAATAAACATAAG GAATGGACGCTTCATTCTTCACTCATCCAAGAATGTTATATCATCATCAGTAGTTGTTGAGTGTGAAGAGGCCCTAAACCAGGGAAGTATGTCAGCTGCTGAGGCTTTTATTAGCTTGAGAAGCAAAAGCATTTTACATTTGTTTGCGTGCATTGGGAGGTTCTTAGGCCTTGAG GTCTTTGAACATGGGTCTGCAGCAGTTAAGGTGCCAAAGAGCATTTCTTCTGGTACAAATTTGTTGCTTATGGGTTTTCCAGAATGTGGAAGCTCGTACTTTTTGCTGATGGAACTAGACAAAGATTTCAAACCTGTGTTCAAATTGCTTGAAAGTCGGTCAGATTCACCAGCAAAAGCTCAATCTCTTGCTGATCTGAGTAACGTGGTTCGTGTAGAAACTATTGATGTTGGAAGGATGCAAATATGTGAGGACGAGCTCAATTTGAGTCTTCTCAACAGCAAGAAATTGCTGTCTGTTTTACGTAGTGATGGCGGCAGTCACCAAACTTCTGAAAATAGTCTTCTTGCCGACTTCAGCTTGGAAGGTTCTATAGTTGCTTCCGGTGTGCAATCAACATTTTTGTCTATTGTTGATGAAGTATTCGAACTTGAGAAAGGGTCCTCGGTGCCTTCTTTCTCTGGTCAAATCCCCCCATCAACATTCGGTGCTTCTCCTGCATCTCATTTTGGCACTGGTGTTGCTAATTATCAGAGTCTTAAAGTTGGAACTCTGTCCCCTAAGTGGGATCGTGGAGTAGGAAACTACAGTAACTCCATGTACAAGGGCGTGATACAGTCAGGTTCAGTTGGTTCATTAGCTGCAACTCAAACTGGGAAAAAGTTGACAGCTTCGAAGTCTGAGCAAGATTTGACTTCTCTCCGATCACCTCATTCTGCAGGAGTTGGATCATATACATCATTGGATGAAGACCAGCTGACTGTATCTACAAATCGGTCAGCTCGGCTCCTATCTCCACCACATCGAGTTTCTGCATCAAGTGGAAAAGCTAGTGGCTCAAGAAACTCTGCTGTGGGAACTTTACCAGGTGGTTTCAGGACTGCTGACTCTAACTCATTGGTTTTAAGTCCCGGAT CCCAAACTATAGATTCAGCAACATGTATAAAGTCAGAGCAAGATGCAGCTTCAGGATATAACATTTTGCCTAGGAAGCGTACATTGTCAGATTTGTTAGATTCACTTCCATCACTTCAATCAATGCAGTCCAATGAAGGATCATATAAGCGAAGAAAACTTGTGGAGTCTGCTGGCACCCATCTACCCAAGTCAATGATGCTTACTTCTTCAGATATTTCTGGGAAAACTGAAGAGTATAGCTATGGAAGTCTTATAGCTGAAGCTAATAAAGGGAATGCACCTTCTAGTATATATGTTTCTTCCCTTCTCCATGTAGTCAGGCATTGCTCACTATGTATCAAACATGCCCGGCTTACTAGTCAGATGGAGGCGCTTGACATCCCATATGTTGAAGAAGTGGGTCTTAGAAGTGCATCCTCGAACTTATGGTTCCGAGTTCCATTTGCCAGAGATGACACCTGGCAACATATATGCCTGCGGCTAGGTAGACCTGGAAGTATGTACTGGGATGTGAAAATTAATGACCAGCACTTCCAGGACTTGTGGGAGCTTCAGAAAGGAAGCAATAGTACTCCATGGGATTCTGGCATTCGGATTGCCAATACATCTGATGCAGATTCTCATATTCGTTATGATTGTGAAGGAGTTGTTTTGAGCTATTATTCAGTTGATGCAGATAGTATAAAGAAGTTGGTGGCCGATATTCAAAGGCTATCTAATGCTCGAACATTTGCGCTTGGAATGCGGAAGTTGCTTGGTGCTAGGGCTGATGAgaagtttgaagaaaataatgcaAACTCTGAAAGTAAAGCACCGGCTGCACTTAAAGGCACTACTGATGCAACTGATAGAATTTCCGAACAGATGAGAAAGCAATTCAGAATTGAGGCAGTAGGACTGATGAGTCTGTGGTTCAGTTTCGGTTCTGGGGTGCTTGCTCGCTTCGTGGTTGAATGGGAATCTGGTAAAGAGGGCTGCACTATGCATGTTTCACCTGATCAACTTTGGCCACATACAAAG TTTCTTGAAGATTTCATCAATGGTGCTGAAGTTGCATCTCTTTTGGACTGCATCCGTCTCACTGCAGGACCCTTGCATGCTCTTGCTGCTGCAACGCGGCCGGCACGAGCAGCTCCAGTTTCTGGTGTTCCTGGTGTTACAGCGCCTATTTCTTCTGTTGCAAAGCAGACTGGTTATGTTCCATCCTTACCAAGCAATGTAAACTCTAGCATAAATCAGCCTGCACCCGGAGCTGGAGTTAATCCTGTTTCAGCTTCTGTGGGTACACTTGGCGCACACAGCCATCCTAGTGCTGCAATGTTGGCAGCTGCAGCTGCCGCTGCTGGAAGAGGTGGTCCTGGCATTGTTCCGAGTTCACTGCTGCCAATAGATGTCTCTGTTGTACTTCGTGGTCCGTACTGGATTCGCATTATTTATCGGAAAAAATTTGCTGTTGACATGAGGTGTTTTGCTGGAGATCAGGTTTGGTTGCAACCAGCAACACCACCTAAAGGGGGGCCAGAAGTTGGAGGATCTCTGCCATGTCCACAATTTCGACCTTTCATCATGGAACATGTTGCCCAGGAACTGAATGGAATTGACTCTAACTTTACTGGTTCTCAACAAGCAGTTGGCGTGCCTAACTCAAATAGTTTAAATGCTGGTTCACAGCTTCCAGCTGCAAATACGAACAGGACTAATCTCTCTAATTCTACTGGGTTAGCTCGTCCAGCAAATGCTGTAACTGGTTTCAATCGTACTGCAAATGGTCTTCCAGCAGCATCAAATTTAGCTGGGGTAAATGCAGGGATGCCTTTGCGCAGAGCGCCTGGTACTGGTGTACCTGCTCATGTCAGAGGAGAACTAAATACTGCAATTATTGGACTTGGTGATGATGGAGGGTATGGTGGTGGATGGGTTCCTCTTGTTGCTCTCAAGAAGGTTCTCAGAGGCATTCTAAAATACCTTGGGGTGCTATGGCTCTTCGCTCAGTTACCGGACCTTCTGAAGGAGATTTTGGGATCTATTCTGAAAGATAATGAGGGTGCATTGTTGAATTTGGATCAGGAGCAGCCAGCCTTACGCTTCTTTGTGGG GGGCTATGTATTTGCTGTTAGCGTTCATAGGGTTCAACTTCTCTTGCAAGTTATTAGTGTCAAGAGGTTTCATCAGTCgcaacagcagcagcagcaaaATCCCGGAAGTGCGCAAGAGGAATTAACTCAGTCAGAAATAGGAGAAATATGTGATTACTTCAGCCGCCGTGTTGCGTCAGAGCCATATGATGCTTCTCGTGTGGCATCATTCATTACACTTTTGACGTTACCTATTTCTGTTTTGAGAGAATTCCTTAAACTCATTGCATGGAAGAAAGGGTTGTCTCAAGTGCAAGGAGGTGATATGGTCCCTACACAAAAATCCCGTATTGAATTGTGTCTTGAGAATCATGCTGGATATAGTATTGATGGTAGCTCAGAAAATACATCTGCGTCCAAAAGCAATATTCACTATGATCGGGCTCACAATTCTGTCGATTTTGCACTTACGGTTGTTCTTGATCATGCACATATACCTCATATTAACGCGGCTGGCGGTGCTGCTTGGTTGCCCTACTGTGTGTCTGTTAGGTTGAGATATGCATTTGGTGAGAACCCAAATGTTTtgtttctgggaatggaggggAGCCATGGTGGACGGGCTTGCTGGCTGAGAGTTGATGATTGGGAAAGATGCAAACAAAGAGTAGCTCGAACTGTTGAAGTGAATGGAAATTCCGCTGGTGATGCCAATCAGGGAAGGTTAAGGGTTGTCGCAGACAGTGTTCAAAGAACACTGCATGCGTACCTTCAGGGGCTGAGGGATGGTGGTGGAGTTGCTGCAGGCATTGGATCGTGA
- the LOC101261458 gene encoding mediator of RNA polymerase II transcription subunit 14 isoform X2, which translates to MAELGQQTVDFSALVSRAAEESYVTLKELVEKCKSSNLSDSEKKIGILKYVVKTQQRMLRLNVLSKWCQQKDNKFDSREYQGQEVLRVRAFGSSFFTLAINIRNGRFILHSSKNVISSSVVVECEEALNQGSMSAAEAFISLRSKSILHLFACIGRFLGLEVFEHGSAAVKVPKSISSGTNLLLMGFPECGSSYFLLMELDKDFKPVFKLLESRSDSPAKAQSLADLSNVVRVETIDVGRMQICEDELNLSLLNSKKLLSVLRSDGGSHQTSENSLLADFSLEGSIVASGVQSTFLSIVDEVFELEKGSSVPSFSGQIPPSTFGASPASHFGTGVANYQSLKVGTLSPKWDRGVGNYSNSMYKGVIQSGSVGSLAATQTGKKLTASKSEQDLTSLRSPHSAGVGSYTSLDEDQLTVSTNRSARLLSPPHRVSASSGKASGSRNSAVGTLPGGFRTADSNSLVLSPGSQTIDSATCIKSEQDAASGYNILPRKRTLSDLLDSLPSLQSMQSNEGSYKRRKLVESAGTHLPKSMMLTSSDISGKTEEYSYGSLIAEANKGNAPSSIYVSSLLHVVRHCSLCIKHARLTSQMEALDIPYVEEVGLRSASSNLWFRVPFARDDTWQHICLRLGRPGSMYWDVKINDQHFQDLWELQKGSNSTPWDSGIRIANTSDADSHIRYDCEGVVLSYYSVDADSIKKLVADIQRLSNARTFALGMRKLLGARADEKFEENNANSESKAPAALKGTTDATDRISEQMRKQFRIEAVGLMSLWFSFGSGVLARFVVEWESGKEGCTMHVSPDQLWPHTKFLEDFINGAEVASLLDCIRLTAGPLHALAAATRPARAAPVSGVPGVTAPISSVAKQTGYVPSLPSNVNSSINQPAPGAGVNPVSASVGTLGAHSHPSAAMLAAAAAAAGRGGPGIVPSSLLPIDVSVVLRGPYWIRIIYRKKFAVDMRCFAGDQVWLQPATPPKGGPEVGGSLPCPQFRPFIMEHVAQELNGIDSNFTGSQQAVGVPNSNSLNAGSQLPAANTNRTNLSNSTGLARPANAVTGFNRTANGLPAASNLAGVNAGMPLRRAPGTGVPAHVRGELNTAIIGLGDDGGYGGGWVPLVALKKVLRGILKYLGVLWLFAQLPDLLKEILGSILKDNEGALLNLDQEQPALRFFVGGYVFAVSVHRVQLLLQVISVKRFHQSQQQQQQNPGSAQEELTQSEIGEICDYFSRRVASEPYDASRVASFITLLTLPISVLREFLKLIAWKKGLSQVQGGDMVPTQKSRIELCLENHAGYSIDGSSENTSASKSNIHYDRAHNSVDFALTVVLDHAHIPHINAAGGAAWLPYCVSVRLRYAFGENPNVLFLGMEGSHGGRACWLRVDDWERCKQRVARTVEVNGNSAGDANQGRLRVVADSVQRTLHAYLQGLRDGGGVAAGIGS; encoded by the exons CTATCCAAATGGTGCCAGCag AAGGATAACAAATTTGACAGCAGGGAATATCAAGGTCAAGAAGTCCTGCGTGTACGTGCCTTCGGCTCATCGTTCTTCACCCTTGCAATAAACATAAG GAATGGACGCTTCATTCTTCACTCATCCAAGAATGTTATATCATCATCAGTAGTTGTTGAGTGTGAAGAGGCCCTAAACCAGGGAAGTATGTCAGCTGCTGAGGCTTTTATTAGCTTGAGAAGCAAAAGCATTTTACATTTGTTTGCGTGCATTGGGAGGTTCTTAGGCCTTGAG GTCTTTGAACATGGGTCTGCAGCAGTTAAGGTGCCAAAGAGCATTTCTTCTGGTACAAATTTGTTGCTTATGGGTTTTCCAGAATGTGGAAGCTCGTACTTTTTGCTGATGGAACTAGACAAAGATTTCAAACCTGTGTTCAAATTGCTTGAAAGTCGGTCAGATTCACCAGCAAAAGCTCAATCTCTTGCTGATCTGAGTAACGTGGTTCGTGTAGAAACTATTGATGTTGGAAGGATGCAAATATGTGAGGACGAGCTCAATTTGAGTCTTCTCAACAGCAAGAAATTGCTGTCTGTTTTACGTAGTGATGGCGGCAGTCACCAAACTTCTGAAAATAGTCTTCTTGCCGACTTCAGCTTGGAAGGTTCTATAGTTGCTTCCGGTGTGCAATCAACATTTTTGTCTATTGTTGATGAAGTATTCGAACTTGAGAAAGGGTCCTCGGTGCCTTCTTTCTCTGGTCAAATCCCCCCATCAACATTCGGTGCTTCTCCTGCATCTCATTTTGGCACTGGTGTTGCTAATTATCAGAGTCTTAAAGTTGGAACTCTGTCCCCTAAGTGGGATCGTGGAGTAGGAAACTACAGTAACTCCATGTACAAGGGCGTGATACAGTCAGGTTCAGTTGGTTCATTAGCTGCAACTCAAACTGGGAAAAAGTTGACAGCTTCGAAGTCTGAGCAAGATTTGACTTCTCTCCGATCACCTCATTCTGCAGGAGTTGGATCATATACATCATTGGATGAAGACCAGCTGACTGTATCTACAAATCGGTCAGCTCGGCTCCTATCTCCACCACATCGAGTTTCTGCATCAAGTGGAAAAGCTAGTGGCTCAAGAAACTCTGCTGTGGGAACTTTACCAGGTGGTTTCAGGACTGCTGACTCTAACTCATTGGTTTTAAGTCCCGGAT CCCAAACTATAGATTCAGCAACATGTATAAAGTCAGAGCAAGATGCAGCTTCAGGATATAACATTTTGCCTAGGAAGCGTACATTGTCAGATTTGTTAGATTCACTTCCATCACTTCAATCAATGCAGTCCAATGAAGGATCATATAAGCGAAGAAAACTTGTGGAGTCTGCTGGCACCCATCTACCCAAGTCAATGATGCTTACTTCTTCAGATATTTCTGGGAAAACTGAAGAGTATAGCTATGGAAGTCTTATAGCTGAAGCTAATAAAGGGAATGCACCTTCTAGTATATATGTTTCTTCCCTTCTCCATGTAGTCAGGCATTGCTCACTATGTATCAAACATGCCCGGCTTACTAGTCAGATGGAGGCGCTTGACATCCCATATGTTGAAGAAGTGGGTCTTAGAAGTGCATCCTCGAACTTATGGTTCCGAGTTCCATTTGCCAGAGATGACACCTGGCAACATATATGCCTGCGGCTAGGTAGACCTGGAAGTATGTACTGGGATGTGAAAATTAATGACCAGCACTTCCAGGACTTGTGGGAGCTTCAGAAAGGAAGCAATAGTACTCCATGGGATTCTGGCATTCGGATTGCCAATACATCTGATGCAGATTCTCATATTCGTTATGATTGTGAAGGAGTTGTTTTGAGCTATTATTCAGTTGATGCAGATAGTATAAAGAAGTTGGTGGCCGATATTCAAAGGCTATCTAATGCTCGAACATTTGCGCTTGGAATGCGGAAGTTGCTTGGTGCTAGGGCTGATGAgaagtttgaagaaaataatgcaAACTCTGAAAGTAAAGCACCGGCTGCACTTAAAGGCACTACTGATGCAACTGATAGAATTTCCGAACAGATGAGAAAGCAATTCAGAATTGAGGCAGTAGGACTGATGAGTCTGTGGTTCAGTTTCGGTTCTGGGGTGCTTGCTCGCTTCGTGGTTGAATGGGAATCTGGTAAAGAGGGCTGCACTATGCATGTTTCACCTGATCAACTTTGGCCACATACAAAG TTTCTTGAAGATTTCATCAATGGTGCTGAAGTTGCATCTCTTTTGGACTGCATCCGTCTCACTGCAGGACCCTTGCATGCTCTTGCTGCTGCAACGCGGCCGGCACGAGCAGCTCCAGTTTCTGGTGTTCCTGGTGTTACAGCGCCTATTTCTTCTGTTGCAAAGCAGACTGGTTATGTTCCATCCTTACCAAGCAATGTAAACTCTAGCATAAATCAGCCTGCACCCGGAGCTGGAGTTAATCCTGTTTCAGCTTCTGTGGGTACACTTGGCGCACACAGCCATCCTAGTGCTGCAATGTTGGCAGCTGCAGCTGCCGCTGCTGGAAGAGGTGGTCCTGGCATTGTTCCGAGTTCACTGCTGCCAATAGATGTCTCTGTTGTACTTCGTGGTCCGTACTGGATTCGCATTATTTATCGGAAAAAATTTGCTGTTGACATGAGGTGTTTTGCTGGAGATCAGGTTTGGTTGCAACCAGCAACACCACCTAAAGGGGGGCCAGAAGTTGGAGGATCTCTGCCATGTCCACAATTTCGACCTTTCATCATGGAACATGTTGCCCAGGAACTGAATGGAATTGACTCTAACTTTACTGGTTCTCAACAAGCAGTTGGCGTGCCTAACTCAAATAGTTTAAATGCTGGTTCACAGCTTCCAGCTGCAAATACGAACAGGACTAATCTCTCTAATTCTACTGGGTTAGCTCGTCCAGCAAATGCTGTAACTGGTTTCAATCGTACTGCAAATGGTCTTCCAGCAGCATCAAATTTAGCTGGGGTAAATGCAGGGATGCCTTTGCGCAGAGCGCCTGGTACTGGTGTACCTGCTCATGTCAGAGGAGAACTAAATACTGCAATTATTGGACTTGGTGATGATGGAGGGTATGGTGGTGGATGGGTTCCTCTTGTTGCTCTCAAGAAGGTTCTCAGAGGCATTCTAAAATACCTTGGGGTGCTATGGCTCTTCGCTCAGTTACCGGACCTTCTGAAGGAGATTTTGGGATCTATTCTGAAAGATAATGAGGGTGCATTGTTGAATTTGGATCAGGAGCAGCCAGCCTTACGCTTCTTTGTGGG GGGCTATGTATTTGCTGTTAGCGTTCATAGGGTTCAACTTCTCTTGCAAGTTATTAGTGTCAAGAGGTTTCATCAGTCgcaacagcagcagcagcaaaATCCCGGAAGTGCGCAAGAGGAATTAACTCAGTCAGAAATAGGAGAAATATGTGATTACTTCAGCCGCCGTGTTGCGTCAGAGCCATATGATGCTTCTCGTGTGGCATCATTCATTACACTTTTGACGTTACCTATTTCTGTTTTGAGAGAATTCCTTAAACTCATTGCATGGAAGAAAGGGTTGTCTCAAGTGCAAGGAGGTGATATGGTCCCTACACAAAAATCCCGTATTGAATTGTGTCTTGAGAATCATGCTGGATATAGTATTGATGGTAGCTCAGAAAATACATCTGCGTCCAAAAGCAATATTCACTATGATCGGGCTCACAATTCTGTCGATTTTGCACTTACGGTTGTTCTTGATCATGCACATATACCTCATATTAACGCGGCTGGCGGTGCTGCTTGGTTGCCCTACTGTGTGTCTGTTAGGTTGAGATATGCATTTGGTGAGAACCCAAATGTTTtgtttctgggaatggaggggAGCCATGGTGGACGGGCTTGCTGGCTGAGAGTTGATGATTGGGAAAGATGCAAACAAAGAGTAGCTCGAACTGTTGAAGTGAATGGAAATTCCGCTGGTGATGCCAATCAGGGAAGGTTAAGGGTTGTCGCAGACAGTGTTCAAAGAACACTGCATGCGTACCTTCAGGGGCTGAGGGATGGTGGTGGAGTTGCTGCAGGCATTGGATCGTGA